The following coding sequences are from one Longimicrobiales bacterium window:
- a CDS encoding FKBP-type peptidyl-prolyl cis-trans isomerase, which yields MRRKIMMTARIGVALLGASVALAGCENAALDSDDQKASYGIGLNLGRQIIDTKERLDRAAFMRGVGDALDQNEQALSDEVLQPVLQAFGQQIQAAAAQSAAAQGTENAEAGAAYQTENAARDGVTTTASGLQYEVLRAGDGPMPTAEDDVRLHYRGSLIDGTEFDASYEGDPVVFNAGRLISGFTEALLLMNAGSHFRIVIPSEIAYGPNGSGPVIGPNSTLIFEIELFEVVE from the coding sequence ATGCGAAGAAAAATTATGATGACTGCTCGGATTGGTGTTGCCCTCCTCGGGGCTTCGGTGGCTTTGGCTGGATGCGAGAACGCCGCCTTGGACTCGGATGATCAGAAGGCCAGCTACGGCATCGGTCTCAACCTCGGCCGCCAGATCATTGATACCAAGGAGCGCCTCGATCGCGCCGCCTTCATGCGCGGCGTCGGTGACGCACTCGACCAGAACGAGCAGGCCCTGTCCGACGAGGTTCTCCAGCCGGTTCTGCAGGCCTTTGGGCAACAGATTCAGGCAGCGGCGGCGCAGTCCGCCGCGGCTCAGGGGACTGAAAATGCCGAAGCGGGTGCTGCCTATCAAACGGAAAACGCTGCACGTGATGGAGTTACGACCACGGCGAGTGGACTTCAATACGAGGTTTTGCGTGCCGGCGACGGTCCGATGCCCACGGCTGAGGACGATGTGCGCCTCCACTACCGTGGCAGCCTCATCGACGGCACCGAGTTCGACGCTTCGTATGAAGGCGACCCGGTTGTCTTCAATGCGGGGCGCCTGATTTCTGGCTTTACGGAAGCGCTCCTGCTTATGAATGCCGGCAGTCACTTCCGGATCGTGATTCCGTCCGAGATCGCGTACGGTCCGAACGGGTCGGGTCCGGTCATCGGTCCGAACTCGACTCTGATTTTCGAGATTGAGTTGTTCGAGGTCGTTGAGTAA
- a CDS encoding prolyl oligopeptidase family serine peptidase, which produces MNRMLRPFSGLLLALLLAAPLSAQSQRDPEAVLADKSFVAPAGDIAEMVLAPRYLNATLTSVSPDKRWFIHEVGDGPVTMDRFSKDFDELGGVFIDYAANRHRNLTIRTNIGVNVISAADGSTTSMDVPDGARVSNATWSPDGSQIAYYVHTPVETHIYVADPASGDSRKVTRTPVLATMVTGFEWTGSSEEIATVLVPDDRSARPLPSRMPTGPQVKQTNEGENMLRTYASLMATPYDEELLEWHATGQLVAIDVDSRDVTELGSPGMITSFDFSPTGEYTRVETMQKPFSYVVPVRSFGHVEEVWNRVGTVMVELEVAETQLGIDGNLPSAPGVGGEGEEPDRRQLAWREDGAGLTYLQQEVADEDEDESSRGGGRADRVVLWAAPFDESSTIMLFEAERRMSSVRYSADHSMLFISERPSGRGATGTVREYAVDLSDTEAIFDLTEYESDDFYENPGTLLTEGGRVPSGGRGGFSGGATGGIVQTSADGQYAYLYGNTYNKDPMVESPRNFIDRIEIRSGEKTRVYEANNTDQYERVISVLDIEAETFVVSRESRLEIAQSHLLSDGQRTQLTKNIDYTPQMTAAPRQRFTVERPDGFRFLVNVTLPPGYQEGTRLPAMFWFYPREFTDQESYDEQGRTYNKNAFPSYGTRSMQYLVQQGYAVVEPDAPIVGNAGAMNNNYEHDLRNNLAAVIDELDRRELVDRQKLGIGGHSYGAFSTANAMVHTPFFKAGIAGDGNFNRTLTPLMFQSERRVFWDAKDVYTSMSPFFSANNLTGALLIYHGMNDQNVGTALNHAPRMFHALNGLGKDASMYLYPYEDHGPASRDTLLDLWGRWTAFLDVHLKDDTTQPITQEQGM; this is translated from the coding sequence ATGAACAGGATGCTTCGGCCGTTCTCCGGCCTGCTTCTGGCCCTCCTTCTCGCGGCCCCACTCTCGGCACAAAGCCAGCGTGACCCCGAGGCGGTGCTCGCTGACAAGAGCTTCGTGGCCCCTGCTGGGGATATCGCGGAGATGGTGCTCGCTCCCCGCTACCTGAACGCCACGCTGACGAGTGTCAGTCCCGACAAGCGGTGGTTCATTCACGAGGTCGGCGATGGCCCAGTGACAATGGATCGCTTCTCGAAGGATTTCGATGAGCTCGGGGGCGTATTTATCGACTACGCCGCGAACCGCCATCGGAACCTCACAATCCGCACGAACATCGGCGTCAATGTCATATCGGCGGCAGACGGTTCCACGACGAGCATGGACGTGCCTGACGGCGCCCGCGTGTCGAACGCGACCTGGTCGCCAGATGGATCTCAGATCGCGTACTACGTGCATACCCCTGTGGAAACACACATTTACGTCGCTGACCCAGCAAGCGGCGATTCGCGGAAAGTCACCCGAACCCCGGTCCTGGCCACGATGGTCACTGGGTTCGAGTGGACGGGATCGAGCGAAGAAATCGCAACAGTTCTGGTCCCGGACGATCGTTCTGCCCGCCCGCTCCCTTCGAGGATGCCCACAGGGCCGCAGGTGAAGCAGACGAACGAAGGGGAGAACATGCTCCGTACATACGCGAGCCTCATGGCGACGCCATATGACGAGGAGTTGCTCGAATGGCATGCGACCGGACAGCTCGTCGCAATCGACGTGGACAGTCGTGACGTCACCGAGCTCGGTTCGCCGGGCATGATCACGAGCTTCGATTTCTCACCAACTGGGGAGTACACCCGGGTAGAGACGATGCAGAAGCCATTCAGCTACGTCGTTCCAGTCCGGAGCTTCGGGCACGTCGAAGAAGTCTGGAATCGCGTGGGTACGGTGATGGTCGAGCTTGAAGTCGCGGAGACCCAGCTCGGTATCGACGGCAACCTGCCTTCGGCACCGGGTGTCGGCGGAGAAGGTGAGGAGCCGGACCGTCGTCAACTTGCCTGGCGGGAAGACGGCGCAGGCCTAACCTACCTCCAGCAGGAGGTCGCAGACGAAGATGAAGATGAGTCGAGCCGCGGCGGAGGCCGCGCCGATCGGGTCGTCCTGTGGGCAGCACCCTTCGACGAGTCCAGTACGATCATGCTGTTCGAAGCGGAGCGGCGTATGTCTTCGGTACGCTACTCGGCGGATCACTCGATGCTCTTCATTTCAGAGCGGCCATCAGGCCGCGGTGCGACCGGCACAGTGAGGGAGTACGCAGTCGACCTGTCTGACACGGAGGCGATCTTCGATCTGACTGAGTACGAGTCCGATGATTTCTACGAGAACCCGGGCACACTCCTCACCGAGGGCGGGCGAGTGCCTTCCGGCGGACGTGGCGGATTCAGTGGCGGCGCCACAGGCGGTATCGTCCAGACATCCGCCGACGGTCAGTACGCCTACCTCTACGGAAACACGTACAACAAAGACCCGATGGTAGAGAGCCCACGAAACTTCATCGATCGGATCGAGATCCGGAGTGGAGAGAAGACTCGGGTATACGAAGCGAACAACACCGATCAGTACGAGCGGGTGATTTCGGTGCTGGACATTGAAGCCGAGACCTTCGTGGTCTCCCGGGAATCTAGATTGGAGATCGCCCAGTCCCACCTTCTCTCGGACGGCCAGCGTACGCAGTTGACGAAGAACATCGACTACACGCCGCAGATGACCGCGGCACCGCGTCAGCGCTTCACCGTGGAGCGGCCGGACGGGTTCCGTTTTCTGGTCAACGTCACCCTGCCCCCGGGCTATCAGGAAGGCACACGACTCCCGGCGATGTTCTGGTTCTATCCGCGAGAATTCACAGACCAGGAGAGCTACGACGAGCAGGGGCGGACATATAACAAGAACGCATTCCCTAGCTACGGGACGCGCTCGATGCAGTACCTGGTACAGCAGGGCTACGCCGTCGTCGAGCCGGATGCACCAATCGTCGGAAACGCCGGTGCCATGAACAACAACTACGAGCATGACCTGCGGAACAACCTCGCGGCTGTCATCGACGAACTGGACCGTCGGGAACTTGTCGATCGTCAAAAATTGGGCATTGGCGGACACTCGTACGGAGCATTCAGCACGGCGAACGCCATGGTCCACACGCCCTTCTTCAAAGCGGGTATCGCGGGAGACGGCAACTTCAACCGTACGCTGACACCTCTCATGTTTCAGAGCGAGCGTAGAGTCTTCTGGGACGCGAAGGACGTCTATACATCGATGTCGCCGTTCTTCAGCGCGAACAACCTGACGGGGGCGCTCCTGATCTACCACGGGATGAATGATCAGAACGTGGGGACGGCGCTCAACCATGCCCCTCGCATGTTCCACGCGCTGAACGGGCTCGGGAAAGACGCTTCGATGTACCTCTATCCCTATGAGGATCACGGTCCCGCAAGTCGAGACACGCTTCTGGACCTGTGGGGTCGATGGACCGCATTCCTTGACGTCCATCTGAAAGACGATACGACTCAGCCAATCACGCAGGAGCAGGGCATGTAG
- a CDS encoding serine hydrolase translates to MALVLAVLATPSQAIAQSAEQSARLDEIFADWDTEMSPGCTVGVTRHGETVVERAYGMADLEHAVANTPETILEGGSVSKQFTAAAIVLLVLDGKLTLDDDIRTYVPELPDYGQTITLHHLMTHTSGLRDWGSVASISGWGREQRSHDHDDVIDILSRQTALNFEPGHEYSYSNSGYNLLAVVVDRVSGMSFADFSTTRIFEPLEMHSTQWRDDYRRIVPGRSSAYNRTDDGWEINRPIEYVHGNGGILTTVGDLGIWNQALTDGRLGGQDFLRLMHQQGRLNDGTQISYAGGLQVGTFAGVSSVTHTGSTAGYRAFLARYPEQGLSVAMLCNASNVSTSGNGTRISRAFLGRAAAEVEPPAYEANSKAFDLPPYEGLYREPVTGTFVWLALGERGVLLSGQTSLLPLSSTEFQVGSSSRRYIFEREGSQISGFRLDDGQSFARRYERVEAWSPTERDLDDFIGTYRSDDAETTILVRRESETLSLWQRPNDSHSVTPVYSDAFTGRGTIVRFRRDARGSVIGLSLSMGRVYDMRFARADS, encoded by the coding sequence ATGGCCCTTGTTTTGGCCGTGCTCGCGACCCCATCCCAGGCCATAGCTCAGTCTGCCGAGCAGTCCGCTCGGCTCGACGAGATCTTCGCGGACTGGGACACAGAGATGTCCCCTGGCTGCACGGTGGGAGTTACCCGACACGGCGAGACGGTGGTTGAGCGAGCGTACGGTATGGCGGACCTCGAACACGCCGTAGCGAACACGCCGGAGACGATCCTGGAAGGTGGTTCTGTGTCCAAGCAGTTCACCGCCGCGGCCATCGTCCTCCTCGTTCTCGACGGGAAGCTTACTCTGGACGACGACATTCGGACGTACGTGCCGGAACTCCCGGACTACGGACAGACGATCACACTCCATCACCTCATGACGCATACGAGCGGGCTCAGGGACTGGGGCAGCGTGGCATCGATCTCCGGGTGGGGGCGAGAACAGAGGAGTCATGACCATGACGACGTGATCGACATACTCAGTCGACAGACGGCTCTGAATTTCGAACCCGGCCACGAGTACTCCTACAGCAACAGTGGTTACAACCTCCTGGCGGTTGTCGTCGATCGAGTGAGTGGAATGTCGTTCGCTGACTTCTCTACTACACGCATCTTCGAGCCTCTCGAAATGCACAGCACTCAGTGGCGGGATGACTATCGGCGCATCGTTCCCGGTCGCAGTTCTGCTTACAACAGGACGGACGACGGATGGGAGATCAATCGTCCAATCGAGTACGTACACGGGAACGGCGGGATTCTCACGACGGTGGGGGATCTCGGGATCTGGAACCAGGCGTTGACCGATGGACGACTCGGTGGCCAGGATTTCCTCCGCCTGATGCACCAGCAGGGTCGTCTCAACGACGGGACCCAGATCAGCTATGCCGGAGGACTGCAAGTCGGGACATTCGCCGGCGTGTCCTCGGTCACCCACACCGGCTCTACCGCCGGCTACCGAGCGTTCCTGGCGCGATATCCCGAACAGGGACTGTCTGTGGCAATGCTGTGCAACGCGTCCAACGTTTCAACGAGCGGAAACGGTACACGGATTTCTCGAGCGTTTCTGGGGCGAGCCGCGGCTGAAGTCGAGCCGCCAGCATACGAGGCGAACTCCAAAGCATTCGATCTGCCTCCCTATGAGGGCCTCTACCGCGAGCCCGTCACCGGCACGTTCGTCTGGCTGGCATTAGGAGAACGGGGTGTACTCCTATCGGGACAGACATCCCTGCTTCCTCTGTCGTCGACAGAATTCCAGGTCGGATCGTCGAGCCGGAGGTACATCTTCGAGCGCGAAGGAAGTCAGATCTCTGGCTTTCGGCTCGACGACGGCCAGTCATTCGCTCGCCGCTACGAACGAGTCGAGGCATGGAGTCCGACGGAGCGCGATCTGGATGACTTCATCGGCACCTATCGCAGCGACGATGCGGAAACGACCATCTTAGTTCGACGCGAGTCGGAAACGTTGAGCCTCTGGCAACGGCCCAACGACAGCCATTCGGTCACACCAGTGTACTCCGATGCGTTTACGGGCCGAGGCACGATCGTCCGATTTCGGAGAGACGCGCGGGGTAGCGTGATCGGGCTGTCGTTGAGCATGGGTCGGGTCTATGACATGCGATTCGCCCGGGCAGATAGCTGA
- a CDS encoding S9 family peptidase → MNVFRPNSLVSAPFAAATGLALAGGIATASAQESQRLTLDHYMDMESVSSPQISPDGTTIVYTRSWTDKVNDSRESSLWIMDAEGGRNRHLLDAGSAQWSPDGTRILYTAPGDPGGAQLHVRWMDAEGAVSQITRLENGPDSPLWSPDGNWIAFTSRVDDAADFAGVQLPDRPDGAKWTPDPKIVERAGYKRDRAGYVDTGWTQVFVVPAEGGTARQLTYGYWNHSGISWNPDGSELYFTSYRREDWNRPENWGESEIYSVSVASGGITQLTDRRGPDGNAVPSPDGERIAYIAGDEHDDTYRNSRIYLMDRDGSNSQLISDDYDRQSGGMVWATDGSGLYFNVSRDGYRGLHFVSAEGGVRQLTAGQQVLSLSSFSDDGTAVGTIASAYEPGDLYRFDLAAPNTTTRLTQVNRDVLHGVSLGEVEEIWYESEPYDVQGWIVKPPNFDPGREYPLMLAIHGGPHGMYNGGFNFAFQEHASNDFVVLYTNPRGSTGYGTDFANAINHDYPGVDMQDLMRGVDEMLETGYVDEENLFVYGCSGGGILTTYIVGNTDRFTAASANCPIVNWMSAMGTSDAVGYAGTFESPFWEDATEWIDRSSIFYVGDVTTPTMLMTGELDLRTPMGQTEEYYQALQYVGVPTVMVRFQNEWHGTTSNPSNFLRTQLYLRKWFAQWGTYEDPLVS, encoded by the coding sequence ATGAATGTGTTTCGTCCTAACTCGCTCGTTTCCGCCCCCTTCGCTGCGGCCACTGGGCTGGCCCTTGCGGGCGGGATCGCAACGGCGTCTGCGCAGGAATCTCAACGGCTGACGCTCGACCATTACATGGACATGGAGTCGGTCTCAAGTCCCCAGATCTCCCCGGACGGGACAACGATCGTCTATACTCGAAGCTGGACGGACAAGGTGAACGATTCGCGCGAGAGCTCTCTATGGATTATGGACGCCGAGGGAGGACGAAACCGGCATCTTCTCGACGCGGGGTCCGCTCAATGGTCGCCGGACGGCACGCGAATCCTCTACACCGCGCCGGGCGATCCAGGAGGGGCTCAGCTTCATGTCCGATGGATGGATGCTGAGGGCGCGGTGTCTCAGATCACCCGACTCGAGAATGGCCCCGATAGCCCCCTGTGGTCGCCCGACGGGAACTGGATCGCGTTCACAAGCCGCGTCGACGACGCAGCAGACTTCGCGGGGGTGCAGCTGCCAGACCGGCCCGATGGAGCGAAATGGACCCCCGACCCCAAAATCGTCGAGCGAGCTGGGTACAAGCGAGATCGCGCCGGCTATGTCGACACCGGGTGGACGCAAGTCTTCGTGGTACCTGCGGAAGGTGGCACCGCCCGCCAGTTGACCTACGGGTACTGGAACCACTCGGGTATCTCTTGGAATCCCGACGGATCCGAACTGTACTTCACCTCTTATCGCCGAGAGGACTGGAACCGGCCTGAGAACTGGGGAGAGTCTGAGATCTATTCGGTTTCGGTAGCGAGCGGGGGAATCACACAGCTCACGGACAGGCGTGGCCCTGATGGAAACGCGGTGCCGTCCCCCGACGGTGAGCGCATCGCGTATATCGCCGGGGACGAGCACGATGATACCTACCGCAACTCCCGCATCTACCTCATGGATCGAGACGGCTCGAACTCGCAACTCATCTCGGATGATTACGATCGGCAGTCCGGCGGCATGGTATGGGCGACCGATGGAAGTGGCCTGTATTTCAACGTCAGCCGCGACGGCTACCGCGGCCTTCATTTCGTCTCGGCAGAAGGCGGCGTCCGACAGCTCACGGCAGGCCAGCAGGTGTTGTCGCTCTCTTCATTCAGTGACGATGGGACGGCAGTGGGCACAATCGCCTCTGCGTACGAACCCGGCGACCTATATCGCTTCGACTTGGCCGCCCCCAATACCACGACTCGTCTGACACAGGTGAACAGGGACGTCCTGCACGGCGTGAGCCTCGGCGAGGTCGAGGAGATCTGGTACGAGTCTGAGCCCTACGATGTTCAGGGCTGGATCGTGAAGCCTCCGAATTTTGACCCAGGTCGCGAGTATCCACTCATGCTGGCCATCCACGGCGGACCGCATGGGATGTACAACGGCGGCTTCAATTTCGCGTTCCAGGAGCATGCTTCGAACGACTTTGTGGTTCTGTACACGAATCCGAGAGGTTCAACCGGATACGGAACAGACTTCGCAAACGCGATCAACCACGACTACCCTGGTGTTGACATGCAGGACCTCATGCGCGGCGTCGACGAGATGCTCGAAACGGGGTATGTCGACGAAGAAAACCTCTTCGTATACGGATGCTCGGGCGGCGGGATCCTCACCACTTACATCGTCGGAAACACCGATCGTTTCACTGCGGCCTCAGCCAACTGCCCGATCGTGAACTGGATGTCGGCTATGGGTACGTCGGATGCGGTCGGCTATGCAGGCACGTTCGAGAGCCCCTTCTGGGAAGATGCCACCGAGTGGATCGACCGGTCGTCGATCTTCTACGTCGGCGATGTCACGACCCCGACGATGCTCATGACGGGCGAGCTAGACTTGCGGACGCCGATGGGTCAGACCGAGGAGTACTACCAGGCGCTTCAGTATGTCGGGGTACCGACCGTAATGGTGCGGTTCCAGAACGAATGGCACGGTACCACATCGAATCCGTCGAACTTCCTGAGGACACAACTGTACTTGCGGAAGTGGTTCGCCCAGTGGGGTACGTACGAGGACCCGCTCGTCAGCTGA
- the nadA gene encoding quinolinate synthase NadA, giving the protein MSNTSTKISPAERLRGILPDVEIAALGPLIEEIEELKIRRKAAILAHNYMTPDIFHGVSDFKGDSLAIARMAMEIDAEVIVMAGVHFMAETAKMVNEEKTVLIPDLEAGCSLADAITGDDVRLLKERYPGVPVVTYVNTSAEVKAESDICCTSGNAVQVVESLGVDRVIFLPDQYLGQWVAQNTSVDLILWEGSCMVHERFNAEELRGYRDLNPGIQIIAHPECPPDVLDEADYVGSTAGMINWVKDKRPAQVVMVTECSMSDNVAAESPETEFMRPCNLCPHMKRITLEGIRDALRDMKHEVTIPPEIAARARVAVERMLAIPA; this is encoded by the coding sequence GTGAGCAATACATCAACTAAAATCAGCCCTGCGGAGCGTCTGCGCGGCATTCTTCCCGACGTTGAGATCGCGGCCCTCGGGCCGCTGATCGAAGAGATCGAGGAGCTGAAGATCCGCCGCAAGGCGGCGATTCTCGCGCACAATTACATGACGCCTGACATCTTCCATGGAGTCTCCGACTTCAAGGGCGACTCGCTCGCGATCGCCCGTATGGCGATGGAAATCGACGCAGAGGTCATCGTGATGGCCGGCGTTCACTTCATGGCGGAGACCGCCAAGATGGTGAACGAAGAGAAAACAGTCCTCATCCCGGATCTCGAAGCAGGGTGCTCACTGGCGGACGCGATTACCGGCGACGACGTGCGCCTGTTGAAGGAGCGGTACCCCGGGGTGCCCGTAGTCACCTATGTGAACACGTCCGCCGAAGTGAAGGCTGAGTCCGATATCTGCTGCACGTCTGGCAACGCGGTGCAGGTGGTCGAATCGCTCGGCGTTGATCGGGTGATCTTCCTGCCCGACCAGTACCTCGGACAGTGGGTCGCCCAGAACACCAGCGTCGACCTGATTCTTTGGGAAGGGTCGTGCATGGTGCACGAACGCTTCAATGCGGAAGAACTGCGTGGATATCGGGATCTGAACCCCGGCATCCAGATCATCGCCCACCCGGAGTGCCCACCCGACGTCCTTGATGAAGCAGACTATGTAGGCTCGACCGCCGGCATGATCAACTGGGTCAAAGACAAAAGACCTGCTCAGGTCGTGATGGTGACCGAGTGCTCGATGAGTGACAACGTGGCCGCAGAGTCTCCGGAGACGGAATTCATGCGCCCGTGCAACCTCTGCCCGCACATGAAGAGGATCACTCTCGAGGGTATTCGCGACGCGCTTCGCGACATGAAGCATGAAGTGACGATCCCTCCTGAAATCGCGGCTCGCGCTCGTGTTGCCGTCGAGCGAATGCTCGCCATCCCGGCCTAG
- the nadC gene encoding carboxylating nicotinate-nucleotide diphosphorylase, producing the protein MTAALEEDLGEHGDVTSDATIAEDTDVVAHMVVRADGCVAGLGVALRVFELVDDELAIGALATDGQVVPAGTRLATVTGSARSVLSAERLALNLLGQLSGVATATRALVDRIDGTNAQIIDTRKTTPLLRSLQKMAVAAGGGGNHRMGLFDQVLIKDNHVEAVGSSAEAVRRARAHVGDEMVVEVEIESLDDLEGVIEAGADVVMLDNMDPETMAEAVRRTGGRVQLEASGGITLESVRAVAESGVDLISVGWLTHSAPALDVALDFETSAG; encoded by the coding sequence TTGACGGCCGCCCTCGAGGAGGATCTCGGGGAGCATGGCGATGTCACCTCGGACGCGACGATTGCAGAAGACACGGACGTTGTCGCGCACATGGTCGTGCGGGCCGACGGCTGTGTCGCGGGCCTCGGTGTTGCGCTGCGGGTGTTCGAACTGGTCGATGATGAACTGGCGATTGGCGCCCTGGCGACCGACGGCCAGGTGGTCCCAGCCGGCACGCGACTCGCAACGGTCACAGGCTCAGCCCGATCCGTGCTTTCCGCGGAACGCCTGGCCCTGAACCTGCTCGGGCAACTCAGCGGCGTCGCAACGGCAACGCGAGCACTGGTCGACCGTATCGACGGGACGAACGCCCAGATTATCGACACACGAAAAACGACACCGCTGCTTCGCTCTTTGCAGAAGATGGCCGTCGCGGCCGGTGGCGGTGGAAATCACCGAATGGGGTTGTTCGATCAGGTCCTCATCAAGGACAACCACGTCGAGGCCGTAGGCTCCTCCGCAGAGGCCGTCCGGCGGGCTCGCGCCCACGTCGGCGACGAGATGGTGGTCGAAGTAGAGATCGAGAGCCTCGACGACCTCGAAGGTGTGATAGAGGCAGGGGCTGACGTTGTCATGCTCGACAACATGGATCCTGAAACGATGGCCGAGGCCGTCCGGCGTACCGGTGGACGCGTGCAGTTGGAGGCGTCGGGAGGGATCACACTAGAGTCCGTACGGGCGGTGGCGGAGTCAGGGGTGGACCTCATTTCGGTCGGCTGGCTGACGCATTCCGCGCCTGCCCTCGATGTGGCCTTGGACTTCGAGACGAGCGCTGGCTGA